A part of Drosophila ananassae strain 14024-0371.13 chromosome 2R, ASM1763931v2, whole genome shotgun sequence genomic DNA contains:
- the LOC6506898 gene encoding putative glycerol kinase 5, whose translation MSAPSEQIAGEAESADAELVDTSPGDSPATSPIRSEAVFIAALDVGTTCVRCFVLDERCAVRGSAVDAVKLLNPQPGFFEIDPEVLWRKIVNVINQAVQNAKLKPTDISCLTISTQRCTFLTWDHLSGEYYHNFITWKDLRADELVEQWNTSWTRRTMNGFSYALFLLTRQSRFLAGSVLKLMNGQVTPRLLYEILNNKRLRHALSQKKARVELLDSWILYKLRSGNGKDTDVEHITDVTSSTATGLYDPFTLSWSPLISWLFGLDTKILPRVVDNGYKGYGHVHPSALGPEWTTTRVPIAASLSDQTAAMWGSQCFAKNDVKVTMGTGAFLNLVTGSQCHAAITGMYPLVAWQMQKKAIYCIEGASHDFGTVVTWAQSCELFADPKDTAAMAESVADTNGVFFMPAFSGLGPPVNDYRSATGFIGLTPSTTKAHMVRALLESIVFRLVQLIEAAEQETSQKLEIIRVDGGVSRNDFVCQFLADLSQLQVERAENSESSIMGAAFMAGINHGIWDSVEDLKCFRQVERVFNPRRKVYDTIVSRMDKWSRAIERFSDWY comes from the exons ATGTCAGCGCCTTCAGAGCAGATAGCCGGAGAGGCAGAATCTGCCGACGCCGAGCTGGTGGACACTAGTCCTGGGGATTCACCAGCCACATCCCCGATCCGATCCgaagccgtttttattgccgCCTTGGACGTTGGCACCACCTGCGTGCGGTGCTTTGTCTTGGACGAGAGATGTGCCGTCAGGGGATCGGCAGTGGATGCC GTGAAGCTGTTGAACCCGCAGCCGGGCTTTTTTGAGATCGATCCAGAGGTCCTATGGCGAAAAATTGTAAACGTTATAAACCAGGCAGTACAGA ATGCCAAACTGAAGCCTACGGACATCAGCTGCCTGACGATATCGACGCAGCGCTGCACTTTCCTGACATGGGACCATCTGAGTGGCGAGTACTACCACAACTTTATCACCTGGAAGGATCTGCGTGCCGATGAGCTTGTGGAGCAGTGGAACACCAGCTGGACCAGGCGCACCATGAATGGGTTTTCCTATGCCCTGTTTCTGCTCACCCGACAGTCGCGATTCCTTGCCGGGAGCGTGCTGAAGCTAATGAATGGCCAAGTGACGCCAAGACTGCTCTACGAGATTTTGAATAATAAGCGACTACGCCATGCCCTTAGCCAGAAGAAGGCTAGGGTGGAGTTGCTCGACTCGTGGATCCTATACAAACTGAGGTCGGGCAATGGAAAAGACACCGATGTAGAGCACATAACTGATGTTACCTCCAGCACGGCCACGGGGCTATATGATCCTTTCACACTCAGCTGGTCACCGCTGATAAGTTGGCTTTTTGGCCTAGAT ACTAAAATACTGCCACGCGTTGTAGACAACGGCTATAAGGGCTATGGACATGTACATCCATCGGCATTGGGTCCGGAATGGACCACAACACGAGTCCCAATAGCAGCCTCGCTCAGTGACCAAACAGCCGCCATGTGGGGATCCCAGTGTTTCGCGAAGAACGATGTCAAAGTCACCATGGGCACAGGAGCCTTTCTAAATTTGGTCACTGGCTCCCAGTGCCATGCCGCCATTACGGGGATGTATCCCCTGGTGGCCTGGCAGATGCAGAAGAAAGCCATCTACTGCATTGAGGGAGCGTCTCATGATTTTGGGACCGTGGTCACCTGGGCGCAGTCCTGCGAGCTCTTTGCAGACCCAAAGGACACGGCCGCCATGGCAGAATCCGTTGCGGACACAAATGGAGTATTCTTTATGCCCGCTTTTAGTGGACTGGGA CCCCCGGTGAACGATTATCGATCGGCTACTGGGTTCATTGGACTCACGCCATCCACGACAAAAGCACATATGGTAAGGGCTCTGCTGGAAAGCATTGTCTTTCGTCTGGTTCAATTGATTGAGGCGGCCGAGCAGGAAACCTCCCAGAAGCTGGAAATCATAAG GGTTGATGGTGGCGTTTCGCGGAATGACTTTGTCTGCCAGTTTCTGGCCGATCTCAGCCAGCTTCAGGTGGAGAGGGCCGAGAACTCCGAGAGCAGTATAATGGGAGCAGCTTTCATGGCTGGCATTAACCATGGCATTTGGGACAGTGTCGAGGATCTGAAGTGTTTCCGGCAGGTAGAGCGGGTTTTCAATCCGCGGAGAAAAGTCTACGACACAATAGTATCCCGTATGGATAAATGGAGTCGAGCAATCGAACGCTTCAGCGACTGGTACTAA